Proteins encoded by one window of Manihot esculenta cultivar AM560-2 chromosome 10, M.esculenta_v8, whole genome shotgun sequence:
- the LOC110624536 gene encoding protein PELPK1, with the protein MASFKCFIFAAFFVSLSFSSMDVGSAARHLQQLPPLPSVPNLPKPSLPPLPSVPTLPQPTLPTNPSLPKPTLPPLPSFPSVPKVALPPLPSIPSIPTIPSTIPSIPFLSPPPGN; encoded by the coding sequence ATGGCTTCTTTCAAGTGCTTCATCTTTGCTGCATTTTTCGTCTCTTTGTCATTTTCAAGCATGGATGTTGGCTCAGCTGCTCGTCATCTTCAGCAATTACCACCTTTGCCTTCAGTGCCAAATTTGCCAAAGCCTTCATTACCACCATTGCCTAGTGTCCCAACTCTGCCACAGCCCACATTACCCACAAACCCATCTTTACCTAAGCCTACACTACCTCCACTTCCCAGCTTCCCTAGCGTCCCTAAGGTTGCTTTGCCTCCATTGCCAAGTATCCCATCAATCCCCACTATTCCAAGTACAATTCCCTCGATCCCATTCCTTTCTCCACCACCTGGCAACTAA
- the LOC110624268 gene encoding agamous-like MADS-box protein AGL62 — MSRKSKGRQKLEMVKIPKESNLLVTFSKRRYGVFKKASELATLCGAEITLIVFSPGKKVFSFGHPSVETVIDRFFTRNPPPTSGALQLIEAHRNARIRELNIQLTQVVSQLEMDKKRGEELDQLRKVNEGQRWWESPIEELDLPRLEQLRASLEVLRQNVTKRAEQLLIQTTNHPQFYTPKPAIGVVPFDPKPEGFNTNMMPAAYNYNLGFRSGNGFF; from the exons ATGTCAAGAAAGAGTAAGGGTCGCCAAAAGTTGGAGATGGTGAAAATACCAAAAGAGAGTAATCTTTTGGTTACTTTTTCCAAACGTAGATATGGGGTTTTTAAGAAAGCTAGTGAATTAGCCACTCTTTGTGGTGCTGAAATCACTCTTATTGTCTTCTCACCTGGCAAGAAGGTCTTCTCTTTTGGTCATCCTTCTGTTGAAACTGTTATTGATCGTTTTTTCACTAGAAACCCTCCGCCAACTTCAGGTGCTCTTCAACTTATTGAAGCTCACCGCAATGCCAGGATTCGAGAACTCAATATACAGCTCACTCAG GTTGTGAGCCAATTGGAAATGGACAAGAAGCGAGGAGAAGAGTTAGATCAATTGAGGAAAGTTAACGAGGGACAGCGCTGGTGGGAGTCTCCAATAGAGGAACTGGACTTGCCAAGGCTGGAGCAGCTCAGGGCATCTTTAGAGGTGCTAAGGCAGAATGTGACAAAGAGAGCTGAGCAGCTTCTGATTCAGACCACAAATCATCCTCAATTTTATACTCCAAAACCTGCCATTGGGGTTGTTCCTTTTGATCCAAAGCCTGAGGGTTTCAACACAAACATGATGCCTGCTGCTTATAACTATAATCTTGGATTTCGAAGTGGAAATGGATTCTTTTAA
- the LOC110624269 gene encoding protein PELPK1: MASFNCFILAFFFALSFSSMDVGFAARYLLQAPPLPSVPNLPKPALPPMPAVPTLPQPTLPPLPSLPTIPTVPKVTFPPLPSIPSIPTIPTTIPSIPFLSPPPGN; the protein is encoded by the coding sequence ATGGCCTCTTTCAACTGCTTCATTCTTGCCTTCTTTTTTGCCTTATCATTTTCAAGCATGGATGTTGGTTTCGCAGCTCGTTATCTCCTGCAAGCTCCTCCGTTGCCTTCGGTGCCGAACTTGCCAAAGCCTGCACTGCCACCAATGCCAGCCGTTCCAACTCTCCCACAGCCTACTCTGCCTCCACTTCCTAGCTTGCCCACCATCCCTACTGTCCCAAAAGTCACTTTCCCTCCCTTGCCAAGCATTCCCTCTATTCCCACTATTCCAACTACAATTCCCTCCATCCCATTCCTTTCTCCACCACCTGGAAACTGA
- the LOC110624270 gene encoding protein PELPK1: MSSFNGFILVVFIALSFSSINVALAARHLLQLSPLPSVPSLPNPTVPSLPKATLPPLPSLPTLPQPTLPTLPTTQPSLPKPALPPLPSLPTMPIVPQITLPPLPSMPSIPTIPTTIPSIPFLSPPPGN; the protein is encoded by the coding sequence ATGTCCTCTTTCAACGGCTTCATCCTTGTAGTTTTCATTGCTTTGTCATTTTCAAGCATCAATGTTGCTCTAGCAGCTCGCCATCTTCTTCAATTGTCACCTCTACCTTCAGTGCCTTCTTTGCCGAACCCCACAGTGCCTTCTTTGCCTAAAGCAACATTGCCACCATTGCCTTCTTTGCCAACACTGCCACAACCTACACTACCAACTTTGCCAACCACTCAACCATCACTGCCTAAACCCGCGCTACCTCCTCTTCCTAGCTTGCCAACCATGCCCATTGTCCCTCAAATCACTCTGCCTCCGCTGCCAAGCATGCCCTCCATCCCGACAATCCCTACTACAATTCCCTCTATCCCCTTCCTCTCCCCACCACCTGGAAACTAG